In the genome of Granulibacter bethesdensis CGDNIH1, one region contains:
- a CDS encoding ribonuclease D, with amino-acid sequence MADKTIHLHRHDLPPSLDIGPIIAIDTETMGLNHHRDRLCLIQISAGDGHAHLVQIVPERLGGKGADCPNLKRLLSNPGCVKLMHYARFDVGILQNALGIAMSNVKCTKIAAKLVRTFTDRHGLKDLCRDLLGVEISKQQQSSDWGAPELTPEQMAYAASDVLYLHALWNRLEGLLIREDRLALAEACFAFLPARARLDYLGYDEPDIFSH; translated from the coding sequence ATGGCCGATAAAACCATTCATCTCCATCGGCACGACCTTCCCCCTTCATTGGATATCGGCCCCATTATCGCCATTGATACTGAAACGATGGGGCTGAATCATCACCGGGACCGGCTGTGCCTGATCCAGATTTCCGCCGGAGATGGTCATGCACACCTTGTGCAGATTGTGCCGGAGCGATTGGGCGGCAAAGGCGCCGATTGCCCCAATCTCAAACGGTTGCTCAGCAATCCTGGCTGCGTAAAGCTGATGCATTACGCACGGTTCGATGTCGGCATTTTGCAGAACGCACTGGGCATCGCGATGTCCAACGTCAAATGTACCAAGATCGCCGCCAAGCTGGTCCGTACCTTTACAGATCGCCATGGCCTGAAAGATCTGTGCCGCGATCTTCTGGGGGTAGAGATCAGCAAGCAGCAGCAGAGCTCCGATTGGGGCGCACCTGAACTGACGCCAGAGCAGATGGCCTATGCCGCCTCCGATGTTCTGTATCTGCATGCACTATGGAACCGGCTGGAAGGATTACTGATCCGGGAGGACAGGCTTGCTCTGGCTGAAGCATGTTTTGCCTTTCTGCCTGCCAGAGCACGGCTGGACTATCTGGGTTATGATGAGCCGGATATTTTTTCACACTGA
- a CDS encoding complex I NDUFA9 subunit family protein — protein MTTTESVPVTQSTMAGRIATVFGGSGFLGQSLIRLLAREGYQVRVPVRDPEQVLKLKSAGSVGQIVPLGVSLGSRDAEAGIARAVQGASLVVNLVGLLAEARKGDFQRVHVQAAGLIASLSAQAGVLSFMHISALGADPASPSAYGRSKAEGEEAVRSAVPQAAILRPSVVFGAEDHFFNRFAAMAVSLPVVPVIYGNSRMQPVYVEDVARAILAAATQAAGNVIELGGPEVLTMRDIQHRILTMIGRKKPLIDIPDKVAMALAMIAEKMPGRPLTTDQLAMLGSGSVVSPQALTLETLGIVPTPIDLVVPHYLSRFRAGGLVAPRVRKTTTP, from the coding sequence ATGACCACCACGGAATCGGTGCCGGTCACGCAATCCACTATGGCGGGCCGGATCGCCACGGTTTTCGGAGGTTCCGGATTTCTGGGGCAGTCGCTGATCCGGCTGCTGGCGCGGGAGGGGTATCAGGTAAGGGTTCCGGTGCGTGATCCTGAGCAGGTTCTGAAGCTGAAGAGCGCAGGGAGTGTCGGGCAGATCGTGCCGTTGGGTGTGTCGCTGGGAAGCCGGGATGCAGAGGCGGGCATTGCCCGGGCAGTGCAGGGGGCATCACTGGTCGTCAACCTGGTGGGGCTGCTGGCGGAAGCGCGGAAAGGAGATTTTCAGCGCGTCCATGTACAGGCGGCCGGGTTGATTGCATCCCTGTCTGCCCAGGCAGGCGTTTTGTCCTTTATGCATATATCGGCTCTGGGGGCTGATCCCGCCAGCCCCTCCGCCTATGGACGCAGCAAGGCAGAGGGTGAAGAGGCTGTGCGCTCTGCTGTGCCACAGGCCGCCATTCTGCGCCCGTCCGTTGTTTTCGGGGCCGAGGATCATTTTTTCAACCGCTTTGCCGCTATGGCGGTGAGCTTGCCGGTTGTGCCGGTGATCTATGGCAACAGTCGGATGCAGCCCGTCTATGTAGAAGATGTAGCCCGGGCGATTCTGGCGGCTGCCACGCAGGCGGCTGGAAATGTCATCGAACTGGGCGGGCCAGAGGTCCTGACGATGCGTGATATTCAGCACCGTATCCTGACCATGATTGGTCGGAAAAAGCCGTTGATCGATATTCCCGACAAGGTAGCGATGGCATTGGCGATGATCGCGGAGAAAATGCCGGGCCGTCCGCTGACCACCGATCAACTTGCCATGCTCGGGTCCGGCAGTGTCGTATCGCCGCAGGCCTTGACGCTGGAGACGTTGGGGATTGTGCCGACCCCGATTGATCTTGTGGTGCCCCACTATCTCTCCCGCTTTCGGGCAGGCGGGCTGGTAGCGCCGCGGGTGAGAAAAACGACCACACCCTGA